TGCGATCCCTCACACCACCTCTCATAGGGAAGTGTTTGCCAAGTGCATGCAGAAACATCCGATCCCAATGGTGGCTGCACCTGCAGGAGGTCCTCCTCCCGGCGCCAACGTTCGTACTGATGTCTTTCtcagataattttcaatcaactcACGTAAAGCTATCCAACAGTGTCTCGCAGAGTGCGTCTTGGAAGAGCAGGGCTTGCTCTCCAACGGAATCATCAGCAAGGATGTCGCCCTGAGCCATCTCCTGGCTGAGGTTGGATCGTCGGCGGACTGGCAAACGGTAGCGAGGAACTCTGTCGAAGCATGCTACTCCCAGGTGTCCGCCTTGGGGACCCAGAAGGATGCCAACGGATGCAGTTCCATCGCAGGAGCCTTCATGGAATGTCTTCCGACCACGCTATTCAAGGTAaactgttttgaaaaaaaaaacgagtctTTTCAAAATACTTGAAAGCTAGTGATGATGTACTCTTTCGCAGAAATGTCCAACATCTTCGTGGACCGCCAGCCCCGAATGTGAACAACAGAAGGCTCATCTGGAGAAAGGATGTTCGCTTATGTCATTGATTAAAAAGCCTGGAATGTAAAGCTAGTTGAAGCCGTTTCACCAATATCTCTCGGACACAAGACGGTTGCATATTACTCAATTTTCTATAGCGAAATAAAGATTAATGTTTGTTGCAGCGGTTAGTTATGGTTGTATTTGAAGaaccttttttctatttttggaCGGCTTGTGTTGATGTTATCAACAACTCGGATCGATGGAAacaacaataactttttttttgaaacaacaacTCAGATCGATGCTCGTCTCTAATGCTGTAATCCTCATATTCAAAATATCGAAATCATTTTCACAGTTTATCACTTGGAGTAGTGTGATATCGTCATAAACATCCAGAAATATGCGATTGTTCTCAGCTGCACGTTTTCTTCTAGTTTAGTTGTATATTAAAGCGCTATTTGGTTCGAACAAAAGTGGTCATTCAAAACACAGAACTTATCAAGAATAATGTTTGAAACTCCAATTCATAACAAAATAATCCAGGATGCGGAGAATATAGTAGCTGTTAAAATTGGATGTCATCAAACTTTTAACTTGTTCTGTTTCACGTTTTCCATCTTACTCACATCTATTCGTTTGTATCCGGCTATGTTTATTCTGGCCTTATGGcgcaaatgttataaaatttaaaatttgggtATATATAGTAATGCA
The Toxorhynchites rutilus septentrionalis strain SRP chromosome 2, ASM2978413v1, whole genome shotgun sequence genome window above contains:
- the LOC129771001 gene encoding general odorant-binding protein 67-like, with protein sequence MKFIVVLLTVLNCTVLIYAQQECLTPPNMADPRQCCAIPHTTSHREVFAKCMQKHPIPMVAAPAGGPPPGANCLAECVLEEQGLLSNGIISKDVALSHLLAEVGSSADWQTVARNSVEACYSQVSALGTQKDANGCSSIAGAFMECLPTTLFKKCPTSSWTASPECEQQKAHLEKGCSLMSLIKKPGM